One part of the Archangium lipolyticum genome encodes these proteins:
- the gmk gene encoding guanylate kinase: MSEPTPFQPGILLVLSAASGTGKTTLARRLLGELPDAIFSISVTTRKPRGREQDGVDYHFVDVASFQERIERGEFVEWAEVHGHFYGSSQAVVEEARARRGVAIFDIDVQGGHAIKRKHPDAVLAFVLPPSMDELERRLRDRGTDSEETIRRRMLAARSEIERGIATYDYIIVNDDFERAYKDLHSVVIAERCRRGRVDLAKLRLEMPGTSDSGR; the protein is encoded by the coding sequence ATGAGCGAGCCCACTCCATTCCAGCCTGGCATCCTGCTCGTCCTCTCCGCTGCGTCGGGGACGGGAAAGACGACCCTGGCGCGCCGTCTGCTCGGCGAGCTGCCGGACGCCATCTTCTCCATCAGCGTCACGACCCGGAAGCCGCGAGGCCGGGAGCAAGACGGGGTGGACTACCACTTCGTGGATGTCGCTTCCTTCCAGGAGCGGATCGAGCGGGGCGAGTTCGTCGAATGGGCCGAGGTCCACGGCCATTTCTACGGGAGCTCCCAGGCGGTGGTGGAGGAGGCCCGGGCACGGCGGGGCGTGGCCATCTTCGACATCGACGTGCAGGGCGGGCATGCGATCAAGCGCAAGCACCCCGACGCGGTGCTTGCCTTCGTCCTGCCGCCCTCGATGGATGAGCTCGAGCGGCGCCTGCGCGATCGTGGGACGGATTCCGAGGAGACCATCCGCCGCCGGATGCTGGCGGCTCGCTCGGAGATCGAGCGGGGGATCGCGACCTACGACTACATCATCGTGAACGACGACTTCGAGCGCGCCTATAAGGACCTGCACTCGGTGGTCATCGCCGAGCGCTGCAGGCGGGGGCGGGTGGATCTCGCGAAACTCCGGTTGGAGATGCCTGGGACCTCGGACTCGGGGCGCTGA
- a CDS encoding YicC/YloC family endoribonuclease: MLKSMTGFGAGRARVGDEEFSVELRSLNHKFCEVKARLPRELAALESVVVKQVKDRLARGSVEVFIKRQTATAAGTVPVVDVALAREYARAFREVAGALGDQIEVGWAHVANQPGVVRLEERGMDVESASKAVQEALAQALGALEQMRQVEGRAIQADLETRLGLIERWSREVAELSPRSVEEYRQRLAERVAELARGISVDEQRLAQEVAVFAERTDIAEEMTRLASHLEQFRQLIAGSEPSGRRMDFLVQEMHREVNTTGSKSQHAEISTRVVSMKAEVERIREQVQNVE, encoded by the coding sequence ATGCTGAAGAGCATGACGGGATTCGGCGCGGGACGCGCCCGGGTAGGAGACGAGGAGTTCTCGGTCGAGCTGCGCTCGCTGAACCACAAGTTCTGCGAGGTGAAGGCACGGCTTCCGAGGGAGCTGGCGGCGCTGGAGTCGGTGGTGGTGAAGCAGGTGAAGGACCGGCTCGCCCGCGGCTCGGTGGAGGTCTTCATCAAGCGTCAGACGGCGACGGCGGCCGGGACGGTGCCGGTGGTGGACGTGGCGCTGGCGAGGGAGTACGCGCGGGCCTTCCGGGAGGTCGCTGGGGCGCTCGGGGATCAGATCGAAGTGGGCTGGGCCCATGTCGCGAACCAGCCGGGCGTGGTGCGGCTGGAGGAGCGGGGCATGGACGTGGAGTCGGCCTCGAAGGCGGTACAGGAGGCGCTGGCACAGGCGTTGGGCGCGCTGGAGCAGATGCGCCAGGTGGAGGGAAGGGCCATCCAGGCCGACCTGGAAACCAGGCTGGGGCTCATCGAGCGCTGGAGCCGGGAGGTGGCGGAGCTGTCGCCCCGGTCGGTGGAGGAGTACCGGCAGAGGCTGGCCGAGCGGGTGGCCGAGCTGGCGCGTGGCATCTCCGTGGACGAGCAGCGACTGGCGCAGGAGGTGGCTGTGTTCGCCGAGCGGACGGACATTGCCGAGGAGATGACCCGGCTGGCGAGTCACCTCGAGCAGTTCCGTCAGCTGATAGCGGGGAGCGAGCCGTCGGGCCGTCGCATGGATTTCCTCGTCCAGGAGATGCACCGCGAGGTGAACACCACGGGCTCGAAGAGCCAGCACGCGGAGATCTCCACGCGAGTGGTGTCGATGAAGGCAGAAGTCGAGCGCATCCGCGAACAGGTTCAGAACGTCGAATGA
- a CDS encoding glycosyltransferase family 9 protein, with product MVWHKRLESWAKLALALVASVLLWRPGRRRKAGAPLPSPKRVLLVRIDNRVGEALLTTPLLSTLKASPQPPAVHVLVHSKVARVLSGHPHADRIIPFDRRLIWLGALAPGIRALRRERYDVVVDCANWSTPSVTSALISRLVGPRAIVIGPRQWPIHYLHSISVPARSDTPREVIQRVHLLDPLLQGPPHELMSFREPQVSDSFRAWLEAGSGSPRAVVNPGGRLGWRRIPPEAFASAARALIASGRTPVVTWGPGEEELARAVVAAAPGAVLAPPTSIDELAALMRSAGLTVCNNTGPMHLSVSLGTPTLGLFLRMDMARWGHPHPPHRMVDLTPVVDSGGDLEARVFEEVRAFAQGLAAQVSAQ from the coding sequence ATGGTCTGGCACAAGCGGCTCGAGTCCTGGGCGAAGCTGGCACTCGCTCTCGTGGCCTCCGTCCTCCTCTGGCGCCCTGGTCGCCGGCGGAAGGCCGGAGCGCCCCTCCCCTCCCCCAAGCGCGTCCTCCTCGTCCGTATCGACAACCGGGTCGGCGAGGCGCTCCTCACCACCCCCCTCCTCAGCACCCTCAAGGCCTCCCCCCAACCCCCGGCGGTCCACGTCCTCGTCCACTCCAAGGTCGCCCGCGTCCTCTCCGGCCACCCCCACGCCGACCGCATCATCCCCTTCGACCGGCGGCTCATCTGGCTCGGCGCGCTCGCCCCCGGCATCCGCGCCCTGCGCCGCGAGCGCTATGACGTCGTCGTCGACTGCGCCAACTGGTCCACTCCCTCCGTCACCTCCGCCCTCATCTCCCGCCTCGTGGGGCCTCGTGCCATCGTCATCGGGCCCCGCCAGTGGCCCATTCATTACCTCCACTCGATCTCCGTCCCCGCCCGCTCCGATACCCCTCGCGAGGTGATACAGCGCGTCCATCTGCTCGATCCCCTCCTCCAGGGCCCTCCCCATGAGCTGATGTCCTTCCGCGAGCCCCAGGTCAGCGATTCGTTCCGCGCCTGGCTCGAGGCGGGCTCCGGCTCTCCCCGCGCCGTCGTCAACCCCGGCGGGCGACTCGGCTGGCGCCGCATTCCTCCCGAGGCCTTCGCCTCCGCCGCTCGCGCATTGATCGCCTCCGGCCGTACACCTGTCGTCACCTGGGGCCCCGGTGAGGAGGAGCTCGCTCGCGCGGTCGTCGCAGCCGCCCCCGGCGCCGTGCTCGCTCCCCCCACCAGCATCGACGAGCTCGCCGCCCTCATGCGCTCCGCCGGTCTCACCGTCTGCAACAACACCGGCCCCATGCACCTGTCCGTCTCCCTCGGGACTCCTACCCTCGGACTCTTCCTCCGCATGGACATGGCTCGCTGGGGACACCCCCATCCTCCCCACCGCATGGTCGACCTGACTCCCGTGGTCGACTCGGGTGGCGATCTCGAGGCCCGTGTCTTCGAAGAGGTGCGGGCCTTCGCCCAGGGGTTGGCCGCGCAGGTCTCCGCCCAGTGA
- a CDS encoding Trm112 family protein, whose amino-acid sequence MRLPDELLATLACPSCKGALVFQSRGKPPLPLGEGWGEGLRASTPGSEDELHCEHCRLAYPIRDSVPELLNASARRY is encoded by the coding sequence ATGAGGCTCCCCGACGAACTCCTCGCGACATTGGCCTGTCCCAGCTGCAAGGGCGCACTGGTGTTCCAATCCCGAGGAAAGCCCCCTCTCCCTCTGGGAGAGGGTTGGGGTGAGGGTCTTCGCGCTTCAACCCCTGGGTCCGAGGACGAGCTGCACTGCGAGCACTGCCGTCTGGCGTACCCGATCAGGGACTCAGTACCAGAGCTGTTGAACGCCTCGGCGCGCCGCTACTGA
- a CDS encoding adenylyltransferase/cytidyltransferase family protein, which yields MNTSHKVGKLSEVVEQRERWRAEGKTVALANGVFDLIHVGHVRYLEGAKELADYLVVAVNSDASTRAYKGPGRPHIPEGERAEMVAALACTDRVVVFDEPNVRNIIRELKPDVHVKGTDYTPDTIPEADEVRAYGGRVAVAGDPKNHSTTELAKRLQSERGTK from the coding sequence GTGAATACGAGCCACAAGGTGGGGAAGCTGTCGGAGGTAGTGGAGCAGCGCGAGCGCTGGAGGGCGGAGGGGAAGACGGTGGCATTGGCCAACGGGGTGTTCGATCTGATCCACGTGGGGCACGTGCGCTATCTGGAGGGGGCGAAGGAGCTGGCGGACTACCTGGTGGTGGCGGTGAACTCGGACGCCTCGACGAGGGCGTACAAGGGGCCGGGCCGACCACACATCCCCGAGGGAGAGCGGGCGGAGATGGTGGCGGCGTTGGCGTGTACGGACCGGGTGGTGGTGTTCGATGAGCCGAACGTGAGGAACATCATCCGGGAGCTGAAGCCGGACGTGCACGTGAAGGGGACGGACTACACGCCGGACACGATTCCCGAGGCGGACGAGGTAAGAGCCTACGGGGGACGTGTAGCGGTGGCGGGAGATCCAAAGAACCACAGCACGACGGAGCTCGCGAAGAGGCTGCAGTCGGAGCGAGGAACGAAGTAG
- a CDS encoding bifunctional heptose 7-phosphate kinase/heptose 1-phosphate adenyltransferase, with protein sequence MAAVLPARATPTLAQLPLAFARRRVLLVGDLVADHYIYGQTDRVSREAPVLIVRHESSEVKLGGGANVAANVRSLSGQVTAVGVLGADEMGRALRKLFDEAGIELSAVSARGVETETKTRILAGGLSTTRQQMLRLDRGQRGPLPPRLRRALVKRVEEAAKDADAVVVSDYGAGVVGDEMREALRKLAAEGLPVCVDSRYSLMAFSGVTVCKPNEPELQALVGRALRTEEELVEAGHEVVRRLKCEALLVTRGRHGMALFDAKGGVDMIPVHGAKEAVDVTGAGDTVIAALSLGLAAGGSFGAAARLANVAGSLAVQKLGTATVARDELLGELRSAR encoded by the coding sequence ATGGCTGCCGTCCTGCCCGCCCGAGCGACTCCCACCCTGGCCCAGCTTCCATTGGCCTTCGCGCGCCGGAGGGTGCTGCTGGTGGGGGATCTGGTTGCCGACCATTACATCTACGGCCAGACGGACCGGGTGAGCCGAGAGGCGCCGGTGCTGATCGTTCGTCACGAGTCCTCGGAGGTGAAGCTGGGGGGCGGGGCGAACGTGGCGGCGAACGTGCGTTCGCTATCGGGTCAGGTGACGGCGGTGGGGGTGTTGGGGGCGGACGAGATGGGGCGGGCGCTGCGGAAGCTGTTCGACGAAGCGGGAATCGAGCTGAGCGCGGTGAGTGCGAGGGGCGTGGAGACGGAGACGAAGACGCGCATCCTGGCGGGCGGGTTGAGCACGACGCGGCAGCAGATGTTGAGGCTGGACCGGGGGCAGAGGGGGCCGTTGCCGCCGAGGCTGAGGCGAGCGCTGGTGAAGCGGGTGGAGGAGGCGGCGAAGGACGCGGACGCGGTGGTGGTGTCGGACTATGGGGCGGGGGTGGTGGGGGACGAGATGCGCGAGGCGCTGCGGAAGCTGGCGGCGGAGGGGCTGCCGGTGTGCGTGGACAGCCGGTACAGCCTGATGGCGTTCTCCGGGGTGACGGTGTGCAAGCCGAACGAGCCGGAGTTGCAGGCGCTGGTGGGCCGGGCGTTGAGGACGGAGGAGGAGCTGGTGGAGGCGGGGCACGAGGTGGTGCGCCGGTTGAAGTGCGAGGCGCTGTTGGTGACGCGGGGCCGGCACGGGATGGCGCTCTTCGATGCGAAGGGAGGGGTGGACATGATCCCGGTGCACGGAGCGAAGGAAGCGGTGGACGTGACGGGGGCAGGGGACACGGTGATCGCGGCCTTGTCGTTGGGGCTGGCGGCGGGGGGGAGCTTCGGAGCGGCGGCGCGGCTGGCGAACGTGGCGGGCTCACTGGCGGTGCAGAAGCTGGGCACGGCGACGGTGGCGAGGGACGAGCTGCTGGGCGAGCTGAGGAGTGCGCGGTGA
- the lpxK gene encoding tetraacyldisaccharide 4'-kinase yields the protein MSEPTAIERVFYPGRAEPWGRRALLAPLEVLAWGYGAGVRLRGALYDAGVWRGERVEGVRVVSVGNLNVGGTGKTPAVLYLAELLVREGRRVGILTRGYGRESKEPLTFTGKGPLPSVEEAGDEPLLLARRCPEARLLVGADRRKLARRARDEFGLEVVLLDDGFQHRKLARDEDVVVVDEAVGFGNGRMLPRGPLREPLSGLGRATLFWVRAASTPGPELPPLPAPRVRTRYRPTAWVDPSGTPHPPEALSGRPVMALAGLARPEGFLRTLGELGTEVRGTAFFPDHHRFTERELHEVGTRAASLGARVVTTEKDRVRLPGGFEAWTVRLGVEVLEGESHLRRALGLG from the coding sequence GTGAGCGAGCCGACGGCCATCGAGCGGGTCTTCTACCCGGGGAGAGCGGAGCCCTGGGGGAGACGGGCGTTGCTGGCGCCACTGGAGGTGCTGGCCTGGGGATACGGGGCGGGAGTGAGGCTGAGGGGAGCGCTCTACGACGCGGGCGTGTGGAGAGGAGAGCGGGTGGAGGGGGTGCGGGTCGTGTCGGTGGGCAACCTGAACGTGGGAGGGACGGGGAAGACGCCGGCGGTGCTGTACCTGGCGGAGCTGCTGGTGAGGGAGGGGAGGCGGGTGGGAATCCTGACGCGAGGGTACGGGAGGGAGTCGAAGGAGCCGCTCACCTTCACGGGGAAGGGGCCGCTGCCGTCGGTGGAGGAGGCGGGGGATGAGCCCCTGTTGCTGGCGCGCCGTTGCCCGGAGGCGAGGCTGTTGGTGGGAGCGGATCGGCGGAAGCTGGCGCGCCGGGCGAGGGACGAGTTCGGGCTGGAGGTGGTGCTGCTCGACGATGGATTCCAGCACCGGAAGCTGGCGAGGGACGAGGACGTGGTGGTGGTGGACGAGGCGGTGGGGTTTGGCAATGGGAGGATGTTGCCGAGAGGCCCGCTGAGGGAGCCGCTCTCGGGGTTGGGCCGGGCCACGCTCTTCTGGGTGCGAGCCGCGTCGACGCCGGGGCCGGAGCTGCCGCCACTGCCAGCGCCGCGAGTGAGGACGCGCTATCGGCCCACGGCGTGGGTGGATCCTTCGGGGACGCCGCATCCGCCGGAGGCGCTATCGGGACGACCGGTGATGGCGCTGGCGGGGCTTGCTCGGCCGGAGGGCTTCCTGAGGACGCTGGGCGAGTTGGGGACCGAGGTGAGGGGGACGGCCTTCTTCCCGGACCACCACCGATTCACGGAGCGGGAGCTGCACGAGGTGGGCACGCGGGCGGCGAGCCTGGGGGCGAGGGTGGTGACGACGGAGAAGGATCGGGTGAGGCTGCCTGGGGGCTTCGAGGCGTGGACGGTGCGCTTGGGGGTGGAGGTGCTGGAGGGAGAGTCGCACCTCCGGCGGGCGCTCGGGCTCGGGTAG